The bacterium nucleotide sequence CCAAAAAGTGTTTGGCCTTGGCCGTGAGGTGCAGCGTGATCTTCCGCTCGGACAGGAGTTTTTGCAGATGGGCGGTCTGGATGTCGACGATCCTCTCGATCTGCTTTTCGGACAAGGAATGGAAGAGGATGAGGTCGTCGACACGGTTTAAGAACTCCGGGCGGAAATGGCCGCGCAGGGCCTCCATGACCCGGTTTTCCATCTCCTTTTCATCTTTCCCGGCGAGTTCGGTAATGTGCTGGCTCCCGATGTTGCTGGTCATGATGATGACGGTGTTCTTGAAGTCCACCACGCGACCCTGGCCGTCCGTGAGCCGCCCGTCGTCCAGGACCTGCAGCAGGACGTTGAAGACGTCGTGGTGGGCCTTTTCGATCTCGTCGAAGAGGATGACGGAATAGGGCCTTCGGCGGACGGCCTCGGTCAGCTGGCCGCCTTCCTCGTAGCCGACGTAACCCGGCGGGGCCCCGATCAGGCGCGAGACCGAGTGCTTTTCCATGTACTCGGACATGTCGATCCGGACCATCGCCTGCTCGTCGTCGAAGAGGAATTCCGCCAGGGCGCGCGCCGTCTCGGTCTTGCCGACGCCGGTGGGCCCCATGAAGATGAAGGAGCCGATCGGCCGGTTGGGGTCCGAGAGCCCCGCCCGCGAGCGGCGCACGGCGTTGGCCACCTTCTTGAGCGCCTCGTCCTGGCCGATCACCCTCTCGCGCAGGCGTTCCTCCATGTGGATGAGCTTCTGGACCTCGCCTTCGAGCATCTTCGAGACGGGAATGCCCGTCCACTTGGCCACGACCTCCGCGATGTCCTCGGGCTCGACCTCTTCCTTGAGCATCTTCACGTCTTTCTGAAGTTTCGCGAGGCGTTCGTTTTCCTTTTCCAAATTCTTCTGGAGCTCGTGGAGTTTTCCGTACTTGAGCTCCGCGGCGCGGCCCAGGTCGCCGTGGCGTTCGGCCTGCTCGGCCTCGGCCTTGGTCGCCTCGATGGCCCCCTTGACCTCGCGGATCTTCGCGATCGCCGCCTTCTCGTTCTGCCAGTGGGCCTTGAGCTGGGTGGATTCCTCCTTGAGGGAGGACAGGTCTTTTTCGATCTTGGCCAGGCGTTCTTGCGAGGGCTTATCCGTTTCCTTTTTGAGCGCCTGTTTCTCGACCTCGAGCTGCAGGATCTTCCGCTCGATGGTGTCGATCTCCGTCGGCATGCTGTCGATCTCGATCCTCAGTTTCGACGCCGCCTCGTCGACCAGGTCGATCGCCTTGTCCGGCAGGAACCGGTCGGCGATGTAGCGATGAGAGAGCGTCGCAGCGCCGACGAGAGCCGAGTCCTGGATCTTCACGCCGTGATGAACCTCGTAGCGTTCCTTGAGGCCCCGGAGGATGGCGATGGTGTCCTCGACCGACGGCTCGCCGACCACGACGGGCTGAAACCGCCTCTCCAGGGCCGCGTCCTTCTCGACGTGTTTGCGGTATTCGTCGAGCGTCGTCGCCCCGATGCACCGGAGCTCGCCGCGGGCCAACGCGGGCTTGAGCATGTTGGCGGCGTCGACCGCGCCTTCGGCCGCGCCGGCCCCGACCAAGGTGTGCAACTCGTCGATGAAAAGGATCACCTCGCCGCCCGCCTCGGTGACCTCCTTGAGCACGGCCTTGAGCCGGTCCTCGAACTCGCCCCGGTACTTGGAGCCGGCGACCATCGCGCCCAAGTCGAGGGCCACGAGCCGCTTGTCCTTGAGGCTCTCCGGCACGTCCCCATGGGCGATCCTTTGCGCGAGGCCCTCCACGATGGCGGTCTTGCCCACGCCGGGCTCACCGATCAAAACCGGGTTGTTCTTGGTGCGCCGCGAGAGCACCTGCATCACCCGCCGGACCTCGTCGTCCCGCCCGATGACCGGGTCCACCTTGCCCCGGCGCGCTTGTTCCGTGAGGTCCCGCCCGTAGCGGGCGAGGGCCTGATACCGCACCTCCGGGTTCTGGTCGGTCACCCGGTGCGTCCCACGCACCTGCTGGAGGGCCTTGAGGACGGTGTCCTTGGAGACCCCGAGCTCG carries:
- the clpB gene encoding ATP-dependent chaperone ClpB, whose translation is MRLDQLTLKAQEAVLDSQKQAETRGNQQVEPEHLLQSLLDQSEGLVRPLLQKLEVDVPALSARIAAELNKIPKVTPLQGNVYISFRLKQVFDNARLEAEKLKDDYVSTEHLLLALVEVKESPASQILRELGVSKDTVLKALQQVRGTHRVTDQNPEVRYQALARYGRDLTEQARRGKVDPVIGRDDEVRRVMQVLSRRTKNNPVLIGEPGVGKTAIVEGLAQRIAHGDVPESLKDKRLVALDLGAMVAGSKYRGEFEDRLKAVLKEVTEAGGEVILFIDELHTLVGAGAAEGAVDAANMLKPALARGELRCIGATTLDEYRKHVEKDAALERRFQPVVVGEPSVEDTIAILRGLKERYEVHHGVKIQDSALVGAATLSHRYIADRFLPDKAIDLVDEAASKLRIEIDSMPTEIDTIERKILQLEVEKQALKKETDKPSQERLAKIEKDLSSLKEESTQLKAHWQNEKAAIAKIREVKGAIEATKAEAEQAERHGDLGRAAELKYGKLHELQKNLEKENERLAKLQKDVKMLKEEVEPEDIAEVVAKWTGIPVSKMLEGEVQKLIHMEERLRERVIGQDEALKKVANAVRRSRAGLSDPNRPIGSFIFMGPTGVGKTETARALAEFLFDDEQAMVRIDMSEYMEKHSVSRLIGAPPGYVGYEEGGQLTEAVRRRPYSVILFDEIEKAHHDVFNVLLQVLDDGRLTDGQGRVVDFKNTVIIMTSNIGSQHITELAGKDEKEMENRVMEALRGHFRPEFLNRVDDLILFHSLSEKQIERIVDIQTAHLQKLLSERKITLHLTAKAKHFLAKQGYDPVYGARPLKRAIQKYLQDPLSMQILEGDFHEGDEVTADAADIGGLTFKKG